In the Blautia coccoides genome, TTAAAATTCAAAGGACTTTACAGCCCTGCCAAACCGTTTCCTCTTCATCTCCATCAATACACTCACCGCCTCTGTCTGTCCTCTTTTTGACGCTTGGCTTAAGAGCAGTTCCATCTCCTCAGCGCTCTGCACCATCTGTTCTGCCAGATAACACAGAGCACTGTGCCAGTCCTTACGCCCAAGAAAATAGTCCCCTGTCTCTGCCAAGTGTTCTTCCACATATGCGGCATACTCTTTTTTTGCAGCTTCCCCCAATTCCCAGGGATGCATAAGGCGCCCCATGGCCATGGGAATCAGGATCTCCGGCTTCTCATACACCTTTGCCACTTCAAATAAATTGTCATAGCGGTGATAATCTACACGTTTTTCTGTAAAACACTGGCGGTAACGATAGCCTGAACCGTGAAAATGTGTCTCCAGTATCCTGGCCGGCGTGTTCTCCACACCTTCCTCATAATACTCCGGAAATACCAGTTTCGCGCAGTGTTCAGTCTCCCTAAACGTGATCGTCACAAACACTTCGTGAAAGGTTTCAGCCACCACATCCGCCAGACAGCTCTTGGCCCCTTCACCCATCCGCACATACAGTTTCCTGAGCGCGGAGCATCCTGTGAAGGAACCGCCGCCGATGCGCTTCAGGGAATCCGTGAAGGACAGGGTTCTTAAATTTCCACAGCCGTAAAAGGTATAGTTTCCGATCTCCTCCACACCATCGGCGATCTCCATCTCTTCGGCATGAAGCAGGGTTTCCTGTTCCTCTTTTGTCCTCCCCTCTTTCCACGGGGAATAATAGTAAGCAGGCAAAAAGGATGCTCCCGCATCCCTTTTGCCCTCATTCACAACATATTTATCCTTCATATCACTGTACTGCCAGCGCTTCGCACTCCCGGGCCACAGAAGCCTCACAGGAACGCATGGCCTGGATCGTCTTGTCAAATAATTCAGTCAGCTCCCATCCCAGCATCTCGGCACCGTCCTTTATCACATCCCTGGAACAGCCGGCTGCGAATCTCTTATCCTTGAATTTTTTCTTTACACTGGACACTTCCATATCCATAACGCTCTTGGAAGGACGCATTTTTGCTGCCGCCCAGATAAGTCCTGTAAGCTCATCGGAGGCAAACAGGATCTTCTCCATAAGATGTTCCGGCTTCACGTCAGAACAAAGTCCGTATCCATGGCTCACAACCGCGTGTACAAGCTCCTCCTTGGCATCAATCTCCGCCAGAAGCTCCGGTGCTTTTTTGCAGTGCTCCTCGGGATACTGTTCAAAATCTACATCGTGAAGCAGGCCCACCAATGCCCAGAACTCCGCCTCATGGCCATACCCCACCTCTTCGGCATACCAACGCATAACGCCTTCCACAGTCAGCGCATGCAGGATATGGAATTCCTCTTTGTTGTATTTTTTCAGAAGCTTTAACGCTTCTTCTCTTGTCACTTTTGTCTGCATTGTATGTACCTCCTCCCTTCTTAGTCACATGCCGCTTTGAATTCTGTCCAGTTTTTCTCATACGCCTCATTGGCCTCTGCGCTCACATTCTGTACGATCTCACCCTTTGTCACAGAATCAGGCACTACCAGGTTCGGATTTACCAGGTCGTCAGCAGCCTTTGTGGTACAGTAATAGCCAAGAGCATCAAAACATTTTGCCGCTGTCTCCGGCTCTAAAATGTAGTCCAGGAATTTATACGCGTTCAGCTCATCCGGCGCGTTTTTGGGAATAAACAGATTCATGATGCCGAATCCCAGCCCCTCTTCAGGATAGACCACCTTCAGGTCCGGATTTTCCGCAAGGGCTGCTGTCACCTGGGATGTATAGAGATAAGCAACACTTGCCTCGCCGTTCAGCAGTGCATTCTGTGTATCACTGTCCTGGATCATACGGATGTTTGGTGCCAGTTCTTTTAATTTCTCACCGGCCTGCTCAATGACAGATACATCTTCCTCATTCATGGATTTCCCCATGGTCTGAAGTACAAATCCGTTGACGGCACGGTAACTGCCGATCATAGCGATCTTGTCCTCAAGCTTTGGATTCCACAGATCCTCGTAGCCCTTGATCTCAAAATCAACCTGCTCCGGATCATATACGATCAGGGGGATACCAGCTCCGTGGGGAACTGTATATTCATTGTCCGGATCATAAAACTGGCTCTGATACAGTGGATTGATGTTGTTAAAATTGCCGATCTGTGTTTTGTCCAGTTTTTTTGCAAGGCCGTTCTTTACGATCTGTTCAATGATATAGTCATCGCCCACAACAATATCATAGTCTTTTCCGTCTGTCTGCTGGATCTTTTCCAGCATGGTTTCATTCGTGTCAAAGTTGGAGCTGATGATCTTGATCCCTGTCTCTTTCTCAAAACCATCCAGGACTTCCTGGGGGAACAGACCCTCCCAGGTGTAGAGTACCAGTTCTTTGTTGTCGTCTTCCTCTTTTTCGCCGCATCCGGCAAGCATGGAAGCCGCCATCGCAAAACACAGTGTAAGAGCTGCTAATCTTCTCTTCATATTTTTACCTCATCTTTCTGAAAGTTCTCCCCGCCTGTGTTCCTGCCTCT is a window encoding:
- a CDS encoding polyamine ABC transporter substrate-binding protein, yielding MKRRLAALTLCFAMAASMLAGCGEKEEDDNKELVLYTWEGLFPQEVLDGFEKETGIKIISSNFDTNETMLEKIQQTDGKDYDIVVGDDYIIEQIVKNGLAKKLDKTQIGNFNNINPLYQSQFYDPDNEYTVPHGAGIPLIVYDPEQVDFEIKGYEDLWNPKLEDKIAMIGSYRAVNGFVLQTMGKSMNEEDVSVIEQAGEKLKELAPNIRMIQDSDTQNALLNGEASVAYLYTSQVTAALAENPDLKVVYPEEGLGFGIMNLFIPKNAPDELNAYKFLDYILEPETAAKCFDALGYYCTTKAADDLVNPNLVVPDSVTKGEIVQNVSAEANEAYEKNWTEFKAACD
- a CDS encoding hydrolase, giving the protein MQTKVTREEALKLLKKYNKEEFHILHALTVEGVMRWYAEEVGYGHEAEFWALVGLLHDVDFEQYPEEHCKKAPELLAEIDAKEELVHAVVSHGYGLCSDVKPEHLMEKILFASDELTGLIWAAAKMRPSKSVMDMEVSSVKKKFKDKRFAAGCSRDVIKDGAEMLGWELTELFDKTIQAMRSCEASVARECEALAVQ
- a CDS encoding leucine-rich repeat protein translates to MKDKYVVNEGKRDAGASFLPAYYYSPWKEGRTKEEQETLLHAEEMEIADGVEEIGNYTFYGCGNLRTLSFTDSLKRIGGGSFTGCSALRKLYVRMGEGAKSCLADVVAETFHEVFVTITFRETEHCAKLVFPEYYEEGVENTPARILETHFHGSGYRYRQCFTEKRVDYHRYDNLFEVAKVYEKPEILIPMAMGRLMHPWELGEAAKKEYAAYVEEHLAETGDYFLGRKDWHSALCYLAEQMVQSAEEMELLLSQASKRGQTEAVSVLMEMKRKRFGRAVKSFEF